The following coding sequences are from one Lysinibacillus sp. FSL W8-0992 window:
- a CDS encoding ABC transporter substrate-binding protein, whose product MKKYGFLATLALAAMLAACGDKDEEAVTEQPSETSDVQTTAEEKVVTDQLGREVTIPGKIERVVTGGILPYFSTWYVATNSTKEIVGMHPNSYNAAKNSILAKISPDVLNAKTSFIQNGEVNIEELLKVNPQLYVENATDENSINKITEAGIPVVGVQTIDAAAAEPLATFNSWLTLTSKITGTTDRADRFLQEGEKVQSELDAKLKDVAKEDKPRALILFMHNDKSITVGGSNFFGNQWLNATGAIDVAEKDVQGRKEVNMEQIYSWNPDIIYITNFTETQPEDLLENKVDGQDWSQVKAVQDGKVYKIPLGIYRWFPPSGDAPLMLKWMAQKNHPELFTYKIEDEIKTYYKDFYEFDVTDEEIHDILNPSSDAAKY is encoded by the coding sequence ATGAAAAAATACGGATTTCTAGCAACATTAGCATTAGCGGCGATGCTAGCAGCTTGTGGTGATAAAGATGAGGAGGCAGTAACAGAACAACCGTCTGAAACTTCTGATGTTCAAACAACGGCTGAAGAAAAAGTTGTGACAGACCAACTAGGTAGAGAAGTGACAATACCCGGAAAAATTGAACGTGTCGTGACAGGAGGGATATTGCCATATTTCTCTACATGGTATGTAGCGACAAACTCTACAAAAGAGATAGTGGGTATGCATCCAAATTCGTATAATGCTGCGAAAAACTCTATCTTAGCAAAAATTTCACCAGATGTGTTAAATGCGAAAACGTCATTTATTCAAAATGGTGAAGTGAATATTGAGGAATTATTAAAGGTAAATCCCCAACTGTATGTAGAAAATGCGACAGACGAAAATTCTATTAATAAAATTACTGAAGCGGGTATTCCTGTTGTTGGGGTACAAACAATTGATGCAGCAGCTGCTGAACCATTAGCAACTTTCAATAGCTGGCTAACATTAACGAGCAAAATAACTGGAACGACTGATCGTGCGGACCGTTTTTTACAAGAGGGCGAAAAAGTGCAGTCTGAACTAGATGCCAAATTAAAAGATGTAGCAAAAGAGGACAAGCCACGTGCATTAATTTTATTTATGCATAATGATAAATCGATTACGGTAGGTGGTAGCAACTTCTTCGGCAATCAATGGCTAAACGCAACAGGTGCGATAGATGTTGCTGAAAAGGATGTACAAGGAAGAAAAGAAGTGAATATGGAACAAATTTACTCTTGGAATCCTGATATTATTTACATTACAAACTTTACGGAAACACAGCCCGAAGATTTACTTGAAAATAAAGTTGATGGACAGGACTGGAGTCAAGTAAAGGCAGTGCAAGATGGAAAGGTTTATAAAATTCCATTAGGTATATATCGCTGGTTCCCACCAAGTGGCGATGCACCATTAATGCTAAAGTGGATGGCTCAAAAAAATCATCCAGAGTTATTTACGTATAAGATTGAAGATGAAATTAAAACGTATTACAAAGATTTCTATGAATTTGACGTAACAGATGAGGAAATACATGATATATTAAACCCTTCTTCTGACGCGGCGAAATATTAA